The following are encoded together in the Salvelinus alpinus chromosome 29, SLU_Salpinus.1, whole genome shotgun sequence genome:
- the LOC139558432 gene encoding cAMP-dependent protein kinase inhibitor alpha-like, producing MTEVVEPKLDFASSGRSGRRNALPDILGSPAGVNPTDLQLKLSELHLTDGLGEAQSPTAEEAPPPPESSERNEGS from the exons ATGACGGAGGTGGTAGAGCCCAAGCTGGACTTTGCATCCTCGGGTCGCTCGGGGAGAAGGAATGCCCTACCTGACATCCTGGGTTCACCGGCTGGGGTCAACCCCACTGACCTGCAACTCAAATTGTCCGAGCTCCACCTCACAG atggTCTGGGAGAAGCCCAGTCTCCCACGGCAGAGGAGGCCCCACCCCCTCCAGAGAGCTCTGAGAGGAATGAGGGATCATAA